In Mangifera indica cultivar Alphonso chromosome 1, CATAS_Mindica_2.1, whole genome shotgun sequence, a single genomic region encodes these proteins:
- the LOC123213365 gene encoding WD repeat domain-containing protein 83 isoform X1, producing the protein MSISDLPKKEANVLKGHEGAVLAARFNGDGNYCLSCGKDRTIRLWNPHRGIHVKTYKSHGREVRDVHVTPDNSKLISCGGDRQLFYWDVSTGHVIRKFRGHDSEVNAVKFNEYASVVVSAGYDRSLRAWDCRSHSTEPIQIIDSFLDSVMSVCLTKTEIIGGSVDGTVRTFDIRIGRELSDNLGQPVNCISMSNDSNCILAGCLDSTLRLLDRSTGELLQEYKGHICKSFKTDCCLTNSDAHVTGGSEDGYIYFWDLVDASVVSRFRAHSLVVTSVSYHPKDNTMITSSVDGSIRVWKTE; encoded by the exons ATGAGCATTTCGGATCTTCCAAAGAAGGAAGCCAATGTTCTCAAGGGGCACGAAGGTGCAGTTTTAGCAGCTCGGTTCAATGGAGATGGTAATTATTGTTTGAGCTGCGGCAAGGACCGTACCATCCGCCTATGGAATCCCCACCGTGGGATCCATGTTAAGACTTACAAATCCCATGGCCGTGAAGTCCGTGATGTCCATGTCACACC AGACAACTCTAAGTTAATTTCTTGTGGTGGTGACCGACAACTGTTTTACTGGGATGTGTCAACTGGTCATGTTATTCGAAAGTTTCGTGGTCATGATAGTGAG GTGAATgcagttaaatttaatgagTATGCTTCTGTTGTAGTATCGGCAGGCTATGATCGCTCATTGCGTGCATGGGACTGTAGATCACATAGCACTGAGCCAATCCAG ATTATTGACTCATTCTTGGATAGCGTAATGTCTGTTTGTTTGACAAAAACTGAAATTATTGGTGGAAGTGTTGACGGAACTGTTCGAACATTTGACATCCGTATTGGTAG AGAATTATCTGACAACTTGGGGCAGCCTGTCAACTGTATCTCAATGTCAAATGACAGTAACTGCATATTGGCCGGTTGCTTAGATTCTACTTTACGTCTCCTGGACAG GTCTACTGGTGAACTATTACAAGAATATAAAGGCCATATTTGCAAG TCTTTCAAAACAGATTGCTGTCTTACCAACTCCGATGCCCATGTAACGGGTGGATCTGAAGATGGGTATATTTACTTCTGGGATCTGGTAGATGCTTCTGTTGTATCAAGATTCAGAGCTCATTCCTTAGTG
- the LOC123213365 gene encoding WD repeat domain-containing protein 83 isoform X2, translated as MSISDLPKKEANVLKGHEGAVLAARFNGDGNYCLSCGKDRTIRLWNPHRGIHVKTYKSHGREVRDVHVTPDNSKLISCGGDRQLFYWDVSTGHVIRKFRGHDSEVNAVKFNEYASVVVSAGYDRSLRAWDCRSHSTEPIQIIDSFLDSVMSVCLTKTEIIGGSVDGTVRTFDIRIGRELSDNLGQPVNCISMSNDSNCILAGCLDSTLRLLDRSTGELLQEYKGHICKSFKTDCCLTNSDAHVTGGSEDGYIYFWDLVDASVVSRFRAHSLVVHGEHCWPF; from the exons ATGAGCATTTCGGATCTTCCAAAGAAGGAAGCCAATGTTCTCAAGGGGCACGAAGGTGCAGTTTTAGCAGCTCGGTTCAATGGAGATGGTAATTATTGTTTGAGCTGCGGCAAGGACCGTACCATCCGCCTATGGAATCCCCACCGTGGGATCCATGTTAAGACTTACAAATCCCATGGCCGTGAAGTCCGTGATGTCCATGTCACACC AGACAACTCTAAGTTAATTTCTTGTGGTGGTGACCGACAACTGTTTTACTGGGATGTGTCAACTGGTCATGTTATTCGAAAGTTTCGTGGTCATGATAGTGAG GTGAATgcagttaaatttaatgagTATGCTTCTGTTGTAGTATCGGCAGGCTATGATCGCTCATTGCGTGCATGGGACTGTAGATCACATAGCACTGAGCCAATCCAG ATTATTGACTCATTCTTGGATAGCGTAATGTCTGTTTGTTTGACAAAAACTGAAATTATTGGTGGAAGTGTTGACGGAACTGTTCGAACATTTGACATCCGTATTGGTAG AGAATTATCTGACAACTTGGGGCAGCCTGTCAACTGTATCTCAATGTCAAATGACAGTAACTGCATATTGGCCGGTTGCTTAGATTCTACTTTACGTCTCCTGGACAG GTCTACTGGTGAACTATTACAAGAATATAAAGGCCATATTTGCAAG TCTTTCAAAACAGATTGCTGTCTTACCAACTCCGATGCCCATGTAACGGGTGGATCTGAAGATGGGTATATTTACTTCTGGGATCTGGTAGATGCTTCTGTTGTATCAAGATTCAGAGCTCATTCCTTAGTG